A window from Synechococcus sp. RSCCF101 encodes these proteins:
- a CDS encoding VOC family protein, translated as MTHSALVPPVEGVEVRSAAFAGQLQQVRKHKRRHFPLQACRGIAALVFLCRPGGLNAVRHSLEALGPYRWCWTVQGAGHLWHAFANASPLLATDGELPLMLYGEPRHGAGAGGAGGGGRYLGELLRLEDLAAMRDYRSGLGGAGACSGAGWRADFDPDATLWSPTGRATGTSLGFMDARRSLRELLERGPAPTAAEPHASADAPAAAVATLRGIDHLGLRTHSQDLELTLLSRVLESPYDLWTIYPLPTANFTSNILRVPAAHAGEDHFPPLVIGANSVPALLERVSGVSAMGFERFVAEHGAGLHHVAYRVMEPEPADGAAAGPPWELDRLVASRRAAGHPFAGDPIGSNGETGLRQIFSARSEEAGFTTEYIQLFGSFKGFFLPTNVTALAGRPQADSAQGSRA; from the coding sequence ATGACCCACTCCGCCCTGGTTCCGCCCGTCGAGGGTGTGGAGGTGCGCTCCGCCGCCTTCGCCGGACAGCTGCAGCAGGTGCGCAAGCACAAGCGCCGCCACTTCCCCCTGCAGGCCTGCCGCGGCATCGCCGCTCTGGTGTTCCTCTGCCGGCCGGGGGGGCTCAACGCCGTGCGCCACAGCCTCGAGGCCCTGGGGCCCTACCGCTGGTGCTGGACGGTGCAGGGGGCCGGGCACCTCTGGCATGCCTTCGCCAACGCCTCGCCGCTGCTGGCCACCGACGGCGAGCTGCCCCTGATGCTCTACGGCGAGCCGCGCCACGGTGCAGGTGCCGGGGGCGCGGGCGGGGGCGGCCGCTATCTGGGCGAACTGCTGCGGCTGGAGGATCTGGCGGCGATGCGGGACTACCGCAGCGGCCTGGGCGGGGCGGGAGCCTGCTCCGGCGCCGGCTGGCGTGCGGACTTCGACCCCGACGCCACCCTCTGGAGCCCGACCGGCCGGGCGACGGGAACCAGCCTCGGCTTCATGGACGCCCGGCGCAGCCTGCGCGAGCTGCTGGAGCGAGGCCCAGCCCCGACCGCCGCGGAGCCGCATGCCAGCGCAGACGCCCCGGCAGCGGCGGTGGCCACGCTGCGGGGCATCGACCATCTGGGGCTGCGCACCCACAGCCAGGACCTGGAGCTGACCCTGCTCAGCCGTGTGCTGGAGAGCCCCTACGACCTCTGGACGATCTACCCGCTGCCCACAGCCAACTTCACCTCCAACATCCTGCGCGTGCCGGCGGCCCATGCCGGTGAGGACCACTTCCCGCCGCTGGTGATCGGGGCCAACAGCGTGCCCGCCCTGCTGGAGCGGGTGAGCGGGGTGAGCGCCATGGGCTTCGAGCGATTCGTGGCGGAGCACGGCGCCGGGCTGCACCACGTGGCTTACCGGGTGATGGAACCGGAGCCGGCCGACGGCGCAGCGGCCGGTCCGCCCTGGGAGCTGGACCGGCTGGTGGCGAGCCGCCGCGCCGCCGGGCACCCCTTCGCGGGGGACCCGATCGGCTCCAACGGCGAGACGGGCCTGCGGCAGATCTTCTCGGCCCGCAGCGAGGAGGCCGGCTTCACCACCGAGTACATCCAGCTGTTCGGGTCGTTCAAGGGCTTCTTCCTGCCCACCAACGTGACCGCCCTGGCCGGCCGGCCTCAGGCGGACAGCGCCCAGGGCAGCAGGGCGTAG
- a CDS encoding GntR family transcriptional regulator has product MRFHIQQESDIPASTQLYNQICFAIAARHFPPGHRLPSTRQLAMQTGLHRNTISKVYRQLENDGVVEAMAGSGIYVRDQQSQRDLRPAPGPRQKAVTDIDREVRQCVDGLLRAGCTLQQARELLTREIDWRLRCGARVLVSTPREDIGASLLIAEDLEPSLDVPVEVVPLEELESVLESSSNGTVVTSRYFLQPVEELARRHGVRAVAVDLNDFRHELDLLKELRAGSCVGLVSISPGVLRAAEVILHSMRGNELLLMTATPEVGSRLLALLRASSHVLCDRPSLPLVEQSLRANRSQLMRLPQVHCAQSYLGASTIDLLRKEIGLPSPVAAS; this is encoded by the coding sequence GTGCGATTCCACATCCAGCAGGAAAGCGACATACCGGCCTCGACCCAGCTGTACAACCAGATCTGTTTCGCGATTGCGGCCAGGCATTTCCCTCCCGGCCACCGCCTGCCGAGCACGCGCCAGCTGGCGATGCAGACGGGTCTGCACCGCAACACCATCAGCAAGGTGTACCGCCAGCTGGAGAACGACGGCGTGGTGGAGGCGATGGCCGGATCGGGCATCTATGTGCGCGATCAGCAGAGTCAGCGCGATCTGAGGCCGGCGCCGGGGCCGCGGCAGAAGGCGGTGACCGACATCGACCGGGAGGTGCGCCAGTGCGTGGACGGCCTGCTGCGCGCCGGCTGCACCCTGCAGCAGGCGCGCGAGCTCCTCACCCGTGAGATCGACTGGCGCCTGCGCTGCGGCGCCCGCGTGCTGGTGAGCACCCCGAGGGAAGACATCGGTGCCTCGCTGCTGATCGCTGAAGACCTCGAACCCTCGCTGGATGTGCCGGTGGAGGTGGTGCCCCTGGAGGAGCTGGAGTCGGTGCTGGAGAGTTCCAGCAACGGCACGGTGGTGACCAGCCGCTACTTCCTGCAACCGGTGGAGGAGCTGGCCCGGCGCCACGGCGTGCGGGCCGTGGCGGTGGATTTGAACGATTTCCGCCACGAGCTGGATCTGCTCAAGGAACTGCGGGCCGGCAGCTGCGTGGGCCTGGTGAGCATCAGCCCCGGCGTGCTGCGGGCGGCCGAGGTGATCCTGCACAGCATGCGCGGGAATGAACTGCTGCTGATGACCGCCACACCGGAGGTGGGCAGCCGGCTGCTGGCCCTGCTGCGCGCCAGCAGCCACGTGCTCTGCGACCGACCCAGCCTGCCCCTGGTGGAGCAGAGCCTGCGGGCGAACCGCTCCCAGTTGATGCGCCTCCCACAGGTGCACTGCGCCCAGAGCTACCTCGGAGCCTCCACGATCGACCTGCTTCGCAAGGAGATCGGACTGCCCTCGCCGGTGGCCGCCTCCTGA
- a CDS encoding multicopper oxidase family protein produces the protein MSFNYVVGGLYPIREDGSPNIVLSGGLRFDPATRAVSGGTGLQDLETDLTITTRPVWVPGIAEFVEQWLGAGLSDKTSPQSLFSRLLSTMVGNPGKPLSDGTGKWTTQARQETINTLALIGYVGPGAGEGQNADAFWTSPGEVTDPLLADLRNIDNYRPDLLWGAFAGGDTVISDYDVDALLENLAALDENRATTLLWYPALLYTYGTDQSTSYPGPVLMLQPGENLVLNFSNDIAIPGLTLEQAQQATLVANNRPGNSASEGLAASTSTNFHGHGTHTTPGGFGDNVVSRYTVGQDWTTTLDLPIDHGQGSYWYHPHYHPSVNQQVYGGQSGFMQIGDPLSKVPGFENAPRNLAVLKTMDLSVEGSELQLDGYQSLGKLANDMTAVTVNGAFQPTSSGDQGGWQSLTLSNQSNQAFYNVQLSHTDPVSGERSALPLWIYGEDGHQYPQIRRAQGALGSLGSPVSDYSQKQDLVSLAPGKRVDVLVYLPEGRADLESIYSFNADGQTFSIANMGAYPDYSAAFGETGKSFGSLASFDVTADVPGLDAAAQADVIASTNSRIPVQEISPDTVPEDYDTSAVPSVNLFEEDASGDPLWDPVRGRSFSWAKNTLVGDPDEWDPATQQLLAAENPDYQRYRGLTLAGGGELENWLGYENPFLINDHVFPYAPLVVSQLGTMEEWTLINYSVNAPDKYIGHPFHIHINDYQTRNSDTELPDKRNLEDVTMVNSSGYAYFDFTTGEVLRKDPVQGDLITIDEAINPESQEAYSSLATWGANTQTIRMLFQDYLGTYVFHCHILPHEDAGMMQAITVIDNTDSSWILPADALPARRSGDGVWSTDVVLADGFLPRALSWDAAAAAVPLRGHTGDVSGDFVQEVLISSSGDGSVRIFDGAALLEGRSQQLGSLTPYGGTDLAPWAFMDDVTGDKTRDLLTAGFSAADGDSVQLQDLTLKGWTSPNNGADWDQIFQVDPFDFIGSTEGALAPAAGLRADQVSVTAGDFNLDNFNDVVVAYATTTGGARITVLDGAALSLSLQTGQFEGGYFPDQALLADAIIDHPSLAGADRLSLTAGFNLYGQIALENMLLTSQDGDTATTLTLQLEAGHFIATAEDLGSKEASSGHGDSGHGGGHSHGGAVSFPGDVHVADLQPGQLFPVHLVDLNSVEARVDGDGAADVSVTPVFGGAGANGGVLVEGSEGGARFVVAQGNGFNGNDRTSQDWLASADQLPTSLDGLPLVDEQDLLGIGQKNPSTLEGQFNLVNTALVAYGGLLPDPSRAAFWVGDGLQTRGLSDFELASALLESPGEQALVAAHFGGSLDSLSVESILQTTAETLWGRRATEEEIRFWEAQVADGLSRHRLPMAVLQSTDGEDAFRLAFLSNAAQWSNAQWAFSANISGSTGLGLTADPQRFTLISSQVLSNGAFSGMEEAQSAFDEQSEAWLALLNGTEISNSGFF, from the coding sequence ATGTCCTTCAACTATGTGGTGGGTGGGCTCTATCCCATCCGTGAGGACGGCTCCCCCAACATCGTTCTCTCCGGTGGTCTGAGGTTCGATCCCGCCACGCGGGCGGTGTCCGGCGGTACGGGCCTGCAGGACCTGGAGACCGACCTGACCATCACCACCCGGCCCGTGTGGGTGCCCGGCATCGCGGAGTTCGTCGAGCAGTGGCTCGGGGCGGGCCTCAGCGACAAGACCTCGCCCCAGTCGCTCTTCAGCCGGCTCCTCAGCACGATGGTGGGGAATCCGGGCAAACCGCTCTCGGACGGCACCGGCAAGTGGACCACTCAGGCCCGCCAGGAGACCATCAACACCCTGGCCCTGATCGGCTACGTGGGTCCCGGGGCCGGCGAGGGCCAGAACGCCGATGCCTTCTGGACCTCGCCGGGCGAGGTCACGGACCCGCTGCTGGCGGATCTGCGCAACATCGATAACTACCGTCCCGATCTGCTCTGGGGTGCATTCGCGGGCGGCGACACGGTGATTTCCGACTACGACGTCGATGCGCTGCTGGAGAACCTGGCGGCCCTCGATGAGAACCGTGCCACGACGCTGCTCTGGTATCCGGCTCTTCTGTACACCTACGGCACCGATCAGAGCACCAGCTATCCGGGCCCGGTCCTGATGCTGCAGCCCGGGGAGAACCTGGTGCTCAACTTCTCCAACGACATCGCCATCCCCGGCCTGACGCTGGAGCAGGCCCAGCAGGCCACCCTGGTGGCCAACAACCGGCCGGGCAACAGCGCCAGCGAGGGCCTGGCGGCCTCCACCTCCACCAACTTCCACGGCCACGGCACCCACACCACGCCGGGTGGCTTCGGCGACAACGTGGTCAGTCGCTACACGGTCGGCCAGGACTGGACCACGACCCTTGACCTGCCCATCGATCACGGACAGGGGTCCTACTGGTACCACCCCCATTACCACCCGTCGGTCAACCAGCAGGTCTACGGCGGTCAGTCGGGATTCATGCAGATCGGTGATCCCCTGAGCAAGGTGCCCGGCTTCGAGAACGCTCCGCGGAATCTGGCGGTTCTCAAGACGATGGATCTCTCCGTCGAGGGGAGTGAACTGCAGCTCGACGGTTACCAGAGCCTCGGCAAACTCGCCAACGACATGACGGCGGTGACCGTCAACGGCGCCTTCCAGCCCACCTCAAGCGGAGATCAGGGCGGCTGGCAGTCGCTCACGCTCAGCAATCAGAGCAACCAGGCCTTCTACAACGTTCAGCTCTCCCACACCGATCCGGTCTCCGGGGAGCGCAGTGCACTGCCGTTGTGGATCTACGGAGAGGACGGGCATCAGTACCCCCAGATCCGGCGGGCGCAGGGAGCGCTGGGATCGCTGGGAAGTCCGGTGTCCGATTACAGCCAGAAGCAGGATCTGGTGAGCCTGGCACCTGGCAAGCGGGTGGATGTGCTCGTGTATCTGCCCGAGGGTCGGGCCGATCTGGAATCGATCTATTCCTTCAACGCGGATGGTCAGACGTTCTCGATCGCCAACATGGGCGCCTATCCCGATTACAGCGCTGCGTTCGGCGAGACCGGAAAGTCCTTCGGTTCGCTGGCCAGTTTCGATGTCACTGCAGACGTCCCAGGTCTGGATGCTGCGGCCCAGGCCGATGTCATCGCCTCCACCAACAGCAGGATTCCGGTGCAGGAGATCTCCCCCGATACCGTTCCGGAGGATTACGACACCAGCGCCGTCCCGAGCGTGAATCTGTTCGAGGAGGATGCCAGTGGCGATCCCCTCTGGGATCCGGTCCGCGGCCGCTCCTTCAGCTGGGCCAAGAACACCCTTGTCGGAGATCCTGACGAGTGGGATCCCGCCACTCAGCAGCTCCTGGCCGCTGAGAATCCCGACTACCAGCGCTACCGGGGGCTGACGCTGGCGGGCGGGGGCGAGCTCGAGAACTGGCTCGGCTATGAGAACCCCTTCCTGATCAATGATCACGTCTTTCCGTACGCACCGCTGGTGGTGAGCCAGCTGGGCACGATGGAGGAGTGGACGCTGATCAACTACAGCGTGAACGCGCCGGACAAATACATCGGCCACCCGTTCCACATTCACATCAACGACTACCAGACCCGCAACAGCGATACCGAATTGCCCGACAAGCGCAATCTCGAGGATGTGACCATGGTCAACTCCTCCGGTTACGCCTACTTCGATTTCACCACCGGCGAGGTGCTGCGCAAGGACCCGGTTCAGGGGGATCTGATCACCATCGACGAGGCGATCAATCCAGAGTCGCAGGAGGCCTACAGCTCGCTGGCCACCTGGGGGGCCAACACCCAGACGATACGCATGCTGTTCCAGGATTACCTGGGCACCTATGTGTTCCACTGCCACATCCTTCCCCACGAGGACGCGGGGATGATGCAGGCGATCACGGTGATCGACAACACCGACTCGAGCTGGATTCTGCCGGCCGATGCCCTGCCCGCCCGGCGCAGCGGCGATGGCGTCTGGTCCACCGATGTTGTGCTCGCCGATGGCTTTCTGCCCAGAGCCCTCAGCTGGGACGCTGCCGCCGCTGCCGTGCCGCTGCGCGGCCACACCGGTGACGTGTCGGGCGATTTTGTGCAGGAGGTGCTGATCAGCTCCAGCGGTGATGGCTCGGTGCGCATCTTCGATGGTGCGGCCCTGCTGGAGGGTCGGTCCCAGCAGCTGGGCTCCCTCACCCCCTACGGCGGCACCGACCTGGCCCCCTGGGCCTTCATGGATGACGTGACCGGCGACAAGACCCGGGATCTGCTCACCGCCGGCTTCAGCGCCGCCGATGGCGATTCGGTGCAGCTCCAGGACCTCACCCTCAAGGGCTGGACCTCACCGAACAACGGCGCCGACTGGGATCAGATCTTCCAGGTGGACCCGTTCGACTTCATCGGCAGCACCGAGGGAGCCCTGGCTCCGGCAGCCGGGCTGCGGGCCGATCAGGTGAGCGTCACCGCCGGCGACTTCAACCTCGACAACTTCAACGATGTGGTGGTGGCCTATGCCACCACCACGGGCGGTGCCCGGATCACGGTGCTGGACGGCGCCGCCCTCAGCCTCAGCCTCCAGACCGGACAGTTCGAGGGGGGCTACTTCCCCGATCAGGCCCTGCTGGCCGACGCGATCATCGATCACCCCTCCCTTGCGGGTGCCGACCGGCTCAGCCTCACGGCGGGCTTCAACCTCTACGGCCAGATCGCGCTGGAGAACATGCTGCTCACCAGCCAGGACGGTGATACCGCCACCACCCTCACCCTGCAGCTGGAGGCCGGCCACTTCATCGCCACCGCCGAGGATCTGGGCAGCAAGGAGGCAAGCTCCGGCCACGGCGACAGCGGTCACGGCGGCGGTCACAGCCATGGCGGAGCGGTGAGTTTCCCGGGCGATGTGCATGTCGCTGATCTGCAGCCCGGCCAGCTCTTTCCGGTGCATCTGGTCGATCTGAACTCGGTGGAGGCACGCGTTGATGGGGACGGGGCCGCGGACGTGAGCGTGACCCCCGTCTTCGGAGGGGCCGGGGCCAACGGCGGCGTCCTGGTGGAGGGCAGTGAGGGAGGTGCTCGCTTCGTGGTGGCCCAGGGCAATGGGTTCAACGGCAACGACCGCACCAGCCAGGACTGGCTCGCCTCCGCTGATCAGCTCCCCACCAGCCTGGACGGTCTGCCGTTGGTGGACGAGCAGGACCTGCTGGGCATCGGGCAGAAGAATCCCTCCACCCTCGAGGGGCAGTTCAACCTGGTCAACACAGCCCTCGTTGCCTATGGCGGCCTTCTGCCGGACCCCAGTCGGGCAGCCTTCTGGGTGGGTGATGGCCTGCAGACGCGAGGCCTGAGCGACTTCGAACTGGCCTCCGCGCTGCTCGAGAGTCCTGGGGAGCAGGCCCTGGTGGCGGCCCACTTCGGCGGTTCGCTCGACAGCCTCAGCGTTGAGAGCATCCTTCAGACCACTGCGGAGACCCTCTGGGGCCGTCGTGCCACGGAGGAGGAAATCCGCTTCTGGGAGGCGCAGGTGGCCGATGGTCTCTCCCGCCACCGCCTGCCGATGGCGGTGCTCCAGAGCACCGATGGTGAGGATGCCTTCCGGCTGGCCTTCCTCTCCAATGCCGCCCAGTGGAGCAACGCCCAATGGGCGTTTTCCGCCAACATCTCTGGCAGCACGGGCCTCGGCCTCACGGCTGACCCGCAACGCTTCACGCTGATCAGCAGCCAGGTGCTCTCGAACGGCGCTTTCTCCGGGATGGAGGAGGCCCAGTCGGCCTTTGACGAGCAGAGTGAGGCCTGGCTCGCGCTGCTCAACGGCACCGAGATCTCGAACAGCGGCTTTTTCTGA
- the cysE gene encoding serine O-acetyltransferase, producing the protein MGALRSIRRDLRLVRERDPAAKGVLEILLCYPGLHALMLHRLSHRLWRRGVPLLPRLLSQLGRAFTGIEIHPGARIGEGVFIDHGMGVVIGETAEVGDRCLLYQGVTLGGTGKEHGKRHPTLGTNVVVGAGSKVLGAIRVGANTRIGAGSVVLRDVEPDCTVVGIPGRVIHQSGVRVNPLAHSALPDAEANVIRNLMERIDHLENEVNRLQGCLNLVAAGEPLSDCCTGEAQNLKDREIIEFLGGS; encoded by the coding sequence ATGGGTGCCCTGCGCAGCATCCGGCGCGATCTCCGCCTCGTACGGGAGCGGGATCCCGCCGCCAAGGGGGTGCTGGAGATCCTTCTCTGCTACCCGGGGCTGCACGCCCTGATGCTGCATCGCCTCAGCCACCGGCTCTGGCGCCGCGGTGTGCCACTGCTACCGCGGTTGCTCAGCCAGCTGGGCCGTGCCTTCACCGGCATCGAGATCCACCCCGGCGCCCGCATCGGCGAGGGGGTGTTCATCGATCACGGCATGGGCGTGGTGATCGGCGAGACGGCCGAGGTGGGCGACCGCTGCCTGCTGTACCAGGGCGTGACCCTGGGAGGCACCGGCAAGGAGCACGGCAAGCGCCACCCCACCCTGGGCACCAATGTGGTTGTGGGCGCCGGGTCCAAGGTGCTGGGCGCGATCCGGGTTGGGGCCAACACCCGCATCGGGGCCGGCTCGGTGGTGCTGCGCGATGTGGAACCCGACTGCACCGTGGTGGGCATCCCGGGCCGGGTGATCCATCAGTCGGGCGTGCGGGTGAATCCGCTAGCCCACTCGGCCCTGCCCGATGCGGAGGCCAACGTGATCCGCAACCTGATGGAGCGGATCGATCATCTGGAGAACGAGGTGAACCGGCTGCAGGGCTGCCTCAACCTGGTGGCGGCGGGTGAACCCCTGAGCGACTGCTGCACCGGTGAGGCCCAGAACCTGAAGGATCGGGAGATCATCGAATTCCTCGGTGGCTCCTGA
- a CDS encoding DUF692 domain-containing protein, whose protein sequence is MLSTLPPLSTRLPRASAGLNLCHENAEALWRERPPLDFLQVHPEHLIQEEGGAYRDQLDDLRHAYPITLHGFGLSLGSCAPLDRDYLALVRRLLEEHPEAVFSDHVSWSSLSHHHFHDLLPLVLSEETLAYMAERVEQVQEAIGQPLLLENISSYVRFRESTMGEADFINALTRRTGAYVLLDVNNLWANAMNFGEDSEAVLLSYRQDSVRGYHLAGCTREQGGAGDVYIDYHGEAVHEPVWELYRTALRHFGPWPTLLEWENNVPPLQRTLQEVGRIRACLDALAPVPAAP, encoded by the coding sequence ATGCTCAGCACCCTCCCCCCTCTGTCCACGCGTCTGCCCCGCGCATCAGCGGGACTGAATCTCTGCCACGAGAACGCCGAAGCCCTCTGGCGTGAGCGTCCGCCCCTCGATTTCCTGCAGGTCCACCCCGAACACCTGATCCAGGAGGAAGGAGGGGCCTACCGCGACCAGCTCGACGATCTCCGCCACGCCTACCCGATCACCCTGCACGGCTTCGGGCTCTCCCTCGGCTCCTGCGCTCCGCTGGATCGCGACTACCTGGCGCTGGTGCGACGCCTGCTGGAGGAGCACCCCGAGGCGGTGTTCTCGGACCACGTGTCCTGGAGCTCCCTCTCCCACCACCACTTCCACGACCTGCTGCCCCTGGTGCTCAGTGAGGAGACGCTCGCCTACATGGCCGAGCGTGTGGAGCAGGTTCAGGAGGCCATCGGCCAGCCGCTGCTGCTGGAAAACATCAGCAGTTATGTGCGCTTCCGCGAGTCGACCATGGGCGAAGCCGACTTCATCAATGCCCTCACCCGTCGCACCGGGGCCTATGTCCTCCTGGATGTGAACAACCTCTGGGCGAACGCGATGAACTTCGGCGAGGACTCCGAGGCCGTGTTGCTGAGCTACCGGCAGGACAGCGTGCGTGGCTACCACCTGGCGGGCTGCACCCGGGAACAGGGCGGTGCCGGCGATGTGTACATCGACTACCACGGCGAGGCGGTGCACGAACCGGTGTGGGAGCTCTACCGCACGGCCCTTCGCCATTTCGGGCCCTGGCCGACCTTGCTGGAGTGGGAGAACAACGTGCCGCCGCTGCAGCGGACCCTGCAGGAGGTGGGACGGATCCGCGCCTGCCTCGACGCCCTCGCCCCCGTGCCCGCAGCGCCCTGA
- a CDS encoding putative DNA-binding domain-containing protein, whose product MKSPQLLRLQQQFLKSLHSRPTPWLLEQIQPAQGFAAPDEVLGIYLHRAMARTVDPLHDVFRSLRWFLGTDPFEGLLERFYASSPGEPLNAQVLASEFAGHLAGLDAAALAELKVDPALLPGGLSLPQALVAAALLDWRCLWTSQAPSRRADTAAELIHRLQHHSSLWARPRLDRGSRLCDSGVDLARVCALVEAGAPRQVLPLVEPGCGGAVATFLIHAGPDHAVQVRRLAADEARLLNHCDGTHTIASLTHEASFHGQSAEATLALVKGLIEEGVIVELQERLEAPPVEAKSS is encoded by the coding sequence ATGAAGTCGCCCCAGCTCCTGCGCCTCCAGCAGCAGTTCCTCAAGAGCCTCCACAGCCGGCCCACCCCCTGGCTGCTCGAGCAGATCCAGCCCGCCCAGGGGTTCGCCGCGCCGGACGAGGTGCTGGGCATCTACCTGCACCGGGCCATGGCCCGCACGGTGGACCCGTTGCACGACGTTTTCCGGAGCTTGCGCTGGTTCCTGGGCACCGACCCGTTCGAGGGGCTGCTGGAGCGCTTCTACGCCTCCTCCCCCGGTGAGCCGCTCAATGCTCAGGTGCTGGCCAGCGAATTCGCCGGTCACCTCGCCGGACTCGATGCAGCAGCCCTGGCCGAGCTGAAGGTGGATCCGGCTCTGCTGCCGGGAGGCCTCAGCCTGCCCCAGGCCCTGGTGGCCGCGGCCCTGCTCGACTGGCGCTGCCTCTGGACCAGCCAGGCCCCGAGCCGCCGCGCGGACACGGCCGCCGAGCTGATCCACCGCCTGCAGCACCATTCCAGCCTCTGGGCCCGCCCGCGGCTCGACCGGGGCAGTCGCCTCTGCGATTCCGGCGTGGATCTGGCCCGGGTATGCGCCCTGGTGGAGGCCGGCGCCCCCCGCCAGGTGCTCCCCCTGGTGGAGCCCGGTTGCGGCGGCGCCGTGGCCACCTTCCTGATCCACGCCGGCCCGGATCATGCGGTGCAGGTGCGCCGTCTGGCCGCCGATGAGGCCCGCCTGCTCAACCACTGCGACGGCACCCACACCATCGCCTCCCTCACCCACGAGGCCTCCTTCCACGGGCAGTCGGCCGAGGCCACCCTGGCTCTGGTGAAGGGGCTGATCGAGGAGGGGGTGATCGTGGAACTGCAGGAACGCCTGGAGGCTCCTCCGGTCGAAGCGAAGTCGTCCTGA
- a CDS encoding FAD-dependent oxidoreductase has protein sequence MRPSSPPADLEPTLAGLLAGVTSHLGEAQALELLRHLGGHPTDVDSGAPPDLPAPADPERTVVVVGAGIAGLVLAHELAERGQRVELWEAADRPGGRNLTVRPGDAIEEVGHAPQICALPEGAYFNAGPGRISHHHRAVLHYCRRFRLTLRPYLTLNRGALLHRWLPEVDRDVVVRNRQVQFDGQGRLAELVAKAGPWLEPEAGLTPELAEACRDWLRETCELQIDPGSGRARYRGSGRQGYAVPRGGPDEPGEPQASLSLEQILGLRLWLDDPRRSPDVIDEQLSMFELEGGNDGLVEALVSRLGDRLRLGRRLTAVRRLPDGGVALEAEERQGGSVRSLCCEAARVVLALQPQAMGGLELDLPDPILEGLADLPARFAVKVGGWMRRRFWEEDLAIYGGISFTNLPIQQIWYPNNGFHDPHGGLLVMAYAALAHGEALGALSPPLRCRAAVELACHVHPEIREALDPASLLTIAWQHVPHIRSPWVAWTPERYQRWFRRLSAPCGPIAFAGDWCSHLPAWQEGAIRSAYALLPWALSA, from the coding sequence ATGCGTCCATCCAGCCCTCCCGCTGATCTTGAGCCCACCCTGGCCGGCCTGCTGGCGGGGGTGACCTCCCACCTGGGCGAGGCGCAGGCTCTGGAGCTGCTGCGCCACCTGGGTGGGCATCCCACGGATGTGGATTCCGGCGCCCCGCCGGATCTGCCGGCCCCGGCCGATCCCGAAAGGACGGTGGTGGTGGTGGGTGCGGGCATCGCCGGCCTGGTGCTCGCCCACGAGCTGGCCGAACGGGGTCAGCGGGTGGAGCTCTGGGAGGCGGCGGATCGCCCCGGCGGCCGCAACCTCACCGTGCGCCCCGGCGATGCGATCGAGGAGGTGGGCCACGCTCCCCAGATCTGCGCCCTGCCGGAGGGGGCCTATTTCAATGCCGGGCCCGGCCGCATCTCCCACCACCACCGGGCTGTGCTGCACTACTGCCGCCGCTTCCGGCTCACGCTGCGGCCCTACCTGACCCTCAACCGGGGCGCCCTGCTGCACCGCTGGCTGCCCGAGGTCGATCGGGATGTGGTGGTGCGCAACCGGCAGGTGCAGTTCGACGGCCAGGGCCGCCTGGCCGAGCTGGTGGCCAAGGCCGGCCCCTGGCTGGAGCCGGAGGCCGGCCTCACGCCGGAGCTGGCCGAGGCCTGCCGCGACTGGCTGCGGGAGACCTGCGAGCTCCAGATCGATCCCGGATCGGGCCGGGCCCGCTACCGGGGCTCCGGCCGGCAGGGCTATGCCGTGCCCCGCGGCGGCCCGGACGAGCCCGGCGAGCCCCAGGCCTCCCTCTCGCTCGAGCAGATCCTCGGCCTGCGCCTCTGGCTCGATGATCCGCGCCGCAGTCCGGATGTGATCGACGAGCAGCTCAGCATGTTCGAGCTGGAGGGCGGCAACGACGGCCTCGTGGAGGCCCTGGTGTCTCGCCTGGGCGATCGGCTCCGCCTCGGGCGGCGGCTCACCGCCGTGCGGCGGCTGCCCGATGGCGGTGTGGCCCTGGAGGCCGAAGAGCGGCAGGGTGGTTCGGTGCGGTCGTTGTGCTGCGAGGCGGCCCGGGTGGTGCTGGCCCTGCAGCCCCAGGCGATGGGAGGGCTGGAGCTGGATCTGCCCGATCCGATCCTCGAGGGACTCGCCGATCTGCCGGCCCGCTTCGCGGTGAAGGTGGGCGGCTGGATGCGCCGTCGCTTCTGGGAGGAGGACCTGGCGATCTACGGCGGCATCAGCTTCACCAACCTGCCGATCCAGCAGATCTGGTATCCCAACAACGGCTTCCACGACCCGCACGGCGGCCTGCTGGTGATGGCCTACGCCGCCCTCGCCCACGGGGAAGCCCTGGGGGCCCTGTCGCCGCCGCTGCGCTGCCGGGCGGCGGTGGAGCTGGCCTGCCACGTGCATCCCGAGATCCGCGAAGCCCTCGATCCCGCCAGCCTGCTCACCATCGCCTGGCAGCACGTGCCCCACATCCGCAGCCCCTGGGTCGCCTGGACGCCGGAGCGCTACCAGCGCTGGTTCCGGCGGCTCAGCGCCCCCTGCGGTCCGATCGCCTTCGCCGGCGACTGGTGCAGCCACCTGCCGGCCTGGCAGGAGGGGGCGATCCGTTCGGCCTACGCCCTGCTGCCCTGGGCGCTGTCCGCCTGA